One genomic region from Shewanella aestuarii encodes:
- the fadI gene encoding acetyl-CoA C-acyltransferase FadI yields the protein MSDRQQVTNARGERIAIVAGLRTPFAKQATAFHGVSALDMGKMVVNELLSRSELEPKLIEQLVYGQVVQMPAAPNIAREIVLGTGMDVSTDAYSVTRACATSFQSAVNVAESIMTGNVEIGIAGGADSSSVLPIGVSKKLAHALVDLNKARTFQQKFAIIRRLGLKDLMPVPPAVAEYSTGLSMGQTAEQMAKTYGISRADQDALAHRSHTLATETWNSGVLQQEVMTAHVPPYKQFIDRDNNIRENSVLESYAKLRPAFDRKHGSVTAANSTPLTDGASAIILMSEGRAKALGYQPIGYIKSYAFTAIDVWQDMLMGPSYATPLALKRAGMELEDLTLIEMHEAFAAQTLANMQMFGSKKFAEEKLGRSRAIGDIDMSKFNVLGGSLAYGHPFAATGTRLITQVCHELKRRGGGTGLATACAAGGLGAAMIVEVE from the coding sequence ATGAGTGATAGACAACAAGTTACCAATGCCCGCGGTGAGCGTATTGCCATCGTAGCGGGTTTAAGAACACCTTTTGCTAAACAAGCGACAGCTTTTCACGGTGTTTCGGCATTGGATATGGGCAAAATGGTAGTTAATGAGTTGTTGTCTCGCTCAGAATTGGAACCAAAACTAATTGAGCAATTAGTGTATGGTCAGGTGGTGCAAATGCCTGCCGCACCTAATATTGCTCGTGAAATTGTTCTTGGCACCGGAATGGATGTGTCTACGGATGCTTATAGCGTGACTCGTGCCTGTGCGACCTCTTTTCAGTCTGCGGTAAATGTGGCCGAGTCTATCATGACGGGCAATGTTGAAATTGGTATTGCGGGCGGGGCGGATTCGTCATCAGTATTACCAATTGGGGTATCTAAAAAATTAGCCCATGCATTAGTAGATTTAAATAAGGCACGCACTTTTCAACAAAAGTTTGCCATCATTCGCCGCTTAGGCTTGAAAGATTTAATGCCAGTACCACCTGCGGTGGCTGAGTATTCAACCGGTTTATCAATGGGTCAAACTGCTGAGCAGATGGCGAAAACATACGGTATTAGCCGCGCCGATCAAGATGCCTTAGCCCATCGCTCACACACGCTTGCGACAGAAACTTGGAACTCAGGTGTATTGCAGCAAGAAGTGATGACAGCCCATGTTCCGCCTTACAAGCAATTCATTGATCGTGATAATAATATCCGCGAAAACTCAGTGCTAGAGTCATATGCTAAATTACGCCCAGCCTTTGACCGTAAACACGGCAGTGTCACTGCTGCAAATAGCACCCCTTTAACTGATGGTGCATCAGCAATTATTTTAATGAGCGAAGGCCGTGCTAAGGCACTTGGCTATCAACCTATTGGCTACATTAAGAGTTACGCTTTTACTGCCATTGACGTATGGCAAGATATGTTGATGGGACCATCTTATGCCACACCATTAGCATTAAAACGTGCAGGTATGGAATTAGAAGATTTAACCTTGATTGAAATGCATGAAGCATTTGCTGCACAAACCCTAGCGAACATGCAAATGTTTGGCTCTAAAAAGTTTGCTGAAGAAAAACTAGGTCGAAGCCGCGCTATTGGTGATATCGACATGAGTAAATTTAACGTGCTGGGTGGCTCATTAGCTTACGGTCATCCGTTTGCGGCCACAGGGACTCGTTTAATCACCCAAGTATGTCATGAACTTAAACGTCGTGGTGGTGGAACTGGTTTGGCAACGGCTTGTGCGGCTGGTGGTTTAGGCGCTGCAATGATTGTGGAAGTGGAGTAA
- a CDS encoding insulinase family protein: MPDFPAIHTSPNDHRQYQFIRLSNELRVLLVQDNQSNQAAASMAVQVGHFDDPLDRPGMAHFLEHMLFLGTEKFPDSGEYHAFINQHGGNNNAWTGTEQTNFFYTVNAEVFEESLDRFSQFFIAPKFDLDLVDRERQAIESEFSLKLKDDIRRVYQVQKETVNPLHPFSKFSVGNLVTLAGPQAEIRAELLAFYQQHYSANIMTLCLVGPQPLAQLNKWANEYFSAIVNRNVSKQYPPQALITKDQLQKQINIVPLKQQKRVSINFALPGIDQFYKRKPLTFISHLLGNESPGSLLSYLKEQGLANNLSAGGGVNGFNFKDYAVSIQLTDKGFNAIDEVVKCVFEYINLIKQEGLEAWRYQERANLLNTAFKFQEQIKVLDLASHLSINMHHYDLEDVIYGDYRMDELNKEETLTLLNLMSPVNMRLQLVEQELATNKQTAWYHTPYQVSDIESSRIQFWQQTEIRQALKLPKANPFIVANPQARTEQSQHSVPVIVSEGEGYRIWHRKDDEFNVPKGHLYLSLDSDKACMTPRHATLTRLYVEMLLDYLTESTYQAEVAGLNYNIYPHQGGITLHLTGFTGNQETLLSLIIHKARERNFTQDRFNMIRKQILRSWNNVAQAKPISQLFTSLTVTLQKRSFEPARMAEELETITLDELHDHVSDFYEKIYLEGLVYGDWLVSEAQALGKRLQHLLSLVTEPSNESSRELINLKGHGTLLREKTIHHQDSAIIVYYQSSSASVDKMALFSLLNHTMSSTFFHELRTKQQLGYMVGTGYLPLNRHPGMIFYIQSPSHGPRVLLEAIDEFIADFSYAVMQITNEQWEATKQGLISQIMEHDANLKTRGQRYWVSLGNRDYQFDQRESVTEMVNQLTRADLIKFMMQRMRSRHCDRLVLFSCGDQHNQEQLSSENMIQDLKSFKQNAEKFNF, from the coding sequence TTGCCTGATTTTCCAGCAATACACACAAGTCCAAACGATCATCGTCAATATCAATTTATTCGTTTATCGAATGAATTAAGAGTTTTGCTGGTTCAAGACAACCAATCAAATCAAGCTGCGGCCTCAATGGCTGTGCAGGTGGGGCATTTTGACGATCCTTTAGACAGACCTGGAATGGCGCATTTTCTTGAGCATATGTTATTTCTTGGTACCGAAAAATTCCCTGATTCGGGTGAATACCATGCTTTTATCAATCAACACGGCGGCAATAACAATGCGTGGACGGGCACAGAACAGACTAACTTTTTTTATACGGTGAACGCCGAAGTCTTTGAAGAATCATTAGACAGATTTAGTCAATTTTTTATTGCCCCTAAATTTGACCTTGATTTGGTTGATAGAGAAAGACAAGCCATAGAATCTGAATTTAGCCTAAAACTGAAAGATGATATTCGTCGCGTTTATCAAGTGCAAAAAGAAACCGTTAACCCTTTGCACCCGTTTTCTAAATTCTCAGTAGGTAACTTGGTGACTTTAGCTGGGCCACAAGCAGAAATCCGAGCAGAACTTCTGGCTTTTTACCAGCAACATTACAGCGCCAACATTATGACCTTATGTCTTGTTGGCCCTCAGCCACTGGCTCAGTTAAACAAATGGGCAAATGAGTATTTTTCAGCCATTGTAAATCGCAACGTTAGCAAGCAATATCCACCGCAAGCGCTGATCACCAAAGACCAATTGCAAAAGCAAATTAATATTGTGCCGTTAAAGCAACAAAAACGCGTCAGTATTAACTTTGCCCTTCCCGGAATTGACCAATTCTATAAACGCAAACCACTCACATTCATCAGTCATTTACTGGGCAACGAAAGTCCCGGCAGCTTACTTTCCTATTTAAAGGAACAAGGATTAGCCAATAATTTATCTGCTGGCGGTGGCGTTAATGGCTTTAATTTCAAAGATTATGCAGTCAGCATTCAACTCACAGATAAAGGCTTTAACGCTATAGATGAAGTGGTTAAATGTGTATTTGAGTACATCAATTTAATAAAGCAGGAAGGGCTAGAAGCATGGCGCTATCAAGAACGAGCCAATTTACTTAACACCGCATTTAAGTTTCAAGAACAAATTAAAGTACTCGATTTAGCCAGTCATCTGAGTATCAATATGCATCATTATGATCTTGAAGATGTGATATACGGCGATTACCGCATGGATGAATTGAATAAAGAAGAAACATTAACTTTATTGAATTTGATGTCTCCGGTTAACATGCGCTTGCAACTTGTAGAACAAGAACTAGCAACCAATAAGCAAACGGCTTGGTATCACACCCCCTACCAAGTCAGCGATATTGAATCTTCTCGTATTCAATTTTGGCAACAAACTGAAATAAGACAAGCCCTTAAACTGCCCAAGGCCAACCCATTTATTGTCGCCAACCCACAAGCTCGCACCGAGCAAAGCCAACATTCAGTTCCTGTTATTGTGTCTGAAGGTGAAGGTTATCGAATTTGGCATCGAAAAGACGATGAATTTAATGTGCCTAAAGGGCATTTATATCTTTCATTAGACTCAGATAAAGCTTGCATGACACCACGTCATGCCACCCTCACCCGCTTATACGTTGAGATGCTACTCGATTATTTAACTGAATCGACTTACCAAGCGGAAGTGGCGGGACTGAATTATAATATTTACCCTCACCAAGGTGGGATCACTCTTCATCTCACTGGATTTACAGGGAATCAAGAAACCTTACTGTCGTTAATCATTCATAAAGCCCGTGAGCGAAATTTTACCCAAGATCGCTTCAATATGATCCGTAAACAAATTCTCAGAAGTTGGAATAATGTCGCGCAGGCTAAACCTATTTCACAATTATTCACTAGCCTAACCGTCACTTTGCAAAAACGCAGCTTTGAACCTGCAAGAATGGCTGAAGAGTTAGAAACCATTACCTTAGATGAATTGCATGATCACGTAAGTGATTTTTATGAAAAGATATATCTAGAAGGCCTAGTTTATGGCGACTGGTTAGTCTCAGAAGCACAAGCTCTGGGCAAGCGTTTACAGCATCTATTGTCATTGGTGACCGAACCCAGTAATGAATCATCACGAGAACTCATTAACCTAAAGGGACATGGCACATTATTACGCGAGAAAACGATTCATCATCAAGACAGCGCGATTATAGTTTACTATCAATCATCATCTGCATCGGTTGATAAAATGGCACTGTTTAGTTTATTAAACCACACAATGTCATCAACTTTTTTTCATGAGTTACGTACTAAGCAACAACTAGGCTATATGGTTGGCACCGGTTATTTACCATTAAATAGACATCCCGGGATGATTTTTTATATTCAGTCACCCTCACACGGCCCAAGAGTATTACTTGAGGCAATAGATGAGTTTATTGCCGACTTCAGCTACGCGGTTATGCAAATCACTAATGAGCAATGGGAAGCGACAAAACAAGGGCTAATTAGCCAAATTATGGAGCATGACGCTAACCTAAAAACTCGAGGTCAACGCTATTGGGTCAGTTTAGGAAATCGAGACTATCAATTTGACCAGCGTGAGAGTGTGACTGAAATGGTCAACCAGCTCACTCGAGCTGATTTAATCAAATTCATGATGCAACGTATGCGCAGTCGACATTGCGACAGATTGGTTTTGTTTAGCTGTGGTGATCAGCATAATCAAGAACAGCTTAGCTCTGAAAACATGATCCAAGATTTAAAGTCATTTAAGCAAAATGCTGAAAAATTCAATTTTTAG
- the fadJ gene encoding fatty acid oxidation complex subunit alpha FadJ encodes MEKTFNLARREDGIAVLTMDVPGETMNTLKAEFGPEITEILTEIKADSSIKGLVVVSGKADSFVAGADISMLAACKTEQDAKDLSQQGHVVFNDLEGLTIPVVAAINGACLGGGLELALACHLRVCSDDKKTVLGVPEVQLGLLPGGGGTQRLPRLVGVTTALDMMLTGKQIRPKQALKMGLVNDVVPNTILLETAIELAKKGKSAAKPVKKSALNKLLESTSFTRDIVFDQASKQVAKKTAGNYPAPAKIIDCVRQGLNKGMTKGLEVEATHFANLVMSKESAALRSIFFATTEMKKETGAAGAEPRKINKAMVLGGGLMGGGIASVTTTKAKVPVRVKDISEQGLSNALAYAYKLLDKGVKRRHMTPAVRDNIMSLMTTTTEYKGVKDADIVVEAVFEDLALKHQMVKDVERECGENTIFASNTSSLPIGQIAQAATRPENVIGLHYFSPVEKMPLVEVIAHKTTSPETIATTVAFARKQGKTPIVVQDGAGFYVNRILALYMNEAAQLLLEGQRIEHLDRSLVKFGFPVGPMTLLDEVGIDVGAKISPILEKELGARFSAPAAFDKLLADDRKGRKNGKGFYQYGPKAKKAKLVDESVYGVLGIAASSDKEAKEVAERCTIQMLNEAVRCLEEGIIASARDGDIGAIFGIGFPPFLGGPFRYIDSLGAKNLVDTLTRYQKLYGDRFTPCEMLKTMAADGSSFHAK; translated from the coding sequence ATGGAAAAGACATTTAATTTAGCGCGTCGCGAAGACGGCATTGCAGTATTAACTATGGATGTTCCTGGTGAAACCATGAACACCTTGAAAGCTGAATTTGGGCCTGAAATAACTGAAATTTTAACTGAAATCAAAGCTGACTCAAGCATAAAAGGCTTAGTGGTTGTTTCAGGCAAGGCAGATTCTTTTGTGGCTGGTGCTGACATCAGCATGTTAGCTGCCTGTAAAACGGAACAAGATGCTAAAGATTTATCGCAACAAGGCCATGTGGTATTTAATGATCTTGAAGGGTTAACCATTCCTGTGGTTGCGGCTATTAATGGTGCGTGTTTAGGTGGTGGATTAGAGTTAGCGCTGGCTTGTCACTTACGTGTATGTAGCGATGACAAGAAAACCGTGTTAGGTGTTCCTGAAGTACAACTGGGTTTATTACCCGGTGGTGGCGGCACTCAGCGTTTGCCACGTTTAGTTGGTGTAACGACAGCATTGGATATGATGCTAACGGGTAAGCAAATTCGTCCTAAGCAAGCATTAAAAATGGGCTTAGTGAACGATGTTGTGCCAAATACAATTTTACTTGAAACCGCGATCGAACTTGCTAAAAAAGGTAAAAGTGCCGCAAAACCAGTTAAAAAGTCGGCCTTAAATAAACTGTTAGAATCGACTTCATTTACCCGTGATATCGTATTCGATCAAGCGAGTAAGCAAGTTGCAAAGAAAACCGCCGGTAATTATCCAGCACCAGCAAAAATTATCGATTGTGTTCGCCAAGGTTTAAATAAGGGCATGACCAAAGGCTTAGAAGTCGAAGCCACTCATTTTGCTAATTTGGTGATGTCGAAAGAATCAGCCGCGCTTCGCAGTATATTTTTTGCCACGACTGAGATGAAAAAAGAAACTGGCGCAGCAGGTGCAGAGCCTCGCAAGATTAACAAAGCCATGGTATTAGGTGGCGGATTAATGGGCGGCGGTATTGCGTCTGTTACTACCACCAAAGCCAAAGTGCCTGTGCGAGTAAAAGACATTTCAGAACAAGGGTTAAGTAATGCACTAGCTTACGCTTATAAGTTATTAGATAAAGGCGTTAAACGTCGTCATATGACACCGGCTGTACGTGACAATATCATGTCATTAATGACCACCACGACTGAATATAAAGGCGTAAAAGATGCCGATATCGTGGTTGAAGCGGTATTTGAAGATTTGGCCCTTAAGCATCAAATGGTAAAAGATGTTGAACGTGAATGCGGTGAAAATACTATCTTTGCCTCAAACACTTCATCGTTACCGATTGGCCAAATTGCCCAAGCTGCAACACGCCCAGAAAATGTTATTGGATTGCACTATTTTTCTCCTGTCGAGAAAATGCCGTTAGTTGAAGTGATAGCGCATAAAACCACGTCTCCTGAAACGATTGCCACTACGGTTGCTTTTGCACGTAAACAAGGTAAAACGCCAATTGTTGTACAAGACGGCGCCGGATTTTATGTGAATCGTATTTTAGCGCTTTACATGAATGAGGCGGCGCAATTGCTACTTGAAGGTCAGCGTATTGAGCACCTTGATCGTTCATTAGTTAAATTTGGTTTTCCTGTTGGCCCGATGACGTTACTCGATGAAGTGGGGATTGATGTCGGCGCAAAGATTTCACCGATCCTGGAAAAAGAATTAGGTGCACGGTTTTCGGCTCCTGCAGCATTTGACAAATTATTAGCCGATGACCGCAAAGGCCGTAAGAATGGCAAAGGTTTCTACCAATATGGACCAAAGGCTAAGAAAGCTAAGTTAGTTGATGAATCTGTTTATGGTGTGTTAGGCATTGCGGCTTCATCAGATAAAGAAGCTAAAGAGGTCGCTGAACGCTGTACAATTCAAATGCTTAATGAGGCGGTACGTTGTTTAGAAGAAGGCATTATTGCTTCTGCTCGTGATGGTGATATCGGTGCCATATTTGGCATTGGCTTCCCTCCATTCTTGGGTGGCCCATTCCGTTACATTGATTCATTGGGCGCGAAAAACTTAGTGGATACATTAACACGTTATCAAAAGCTGTATGGCGATCGTTTTACGCCCTGTGAGATGTTAAAAACTATGGCAGCAGACGGTTCAAGTTTTCACGCTAAATAA
- a CDS encoding EAL domain-containing protein, with protein sequence MPKIIAFFILILASCVSSFSQAMTFSDFNEEQLDIILNYESYTVANGLSQNTVTSIVEDDEGYVWVGTVNGLNRFDGTEFTHFFAENDNNGLPSSFIRNLIIDEEGKLLVGTDKGLVVFDKYSETFKSPFPTHKISESTIWALHSENGLNYVGLNNEIYVFDVKFNKLVEEIKSDKLKEIKKIRVKDDSVVVRNYDGEIYIVKRNKIIKTSVKSYDFEVFNSDLIIATPQGIFYEKIKISNKTIVNISSNRKDNLILAFDDNTIYRINHVSNVLQTIGKHNFTTNDNKQIFSYTDNSKILISNYLDGLKEISIDNNLINTINLDIDKIWSMSNNSYQTYIVNNTKNINVFDNELKKINNIESNLPSGHKSVYSNNDFIFIGSSTQLLKINLKNKYQQEILKEDHFTKVTESEDIILAATFNGKIYTYDKSKDEISTFETNSNYPIYDLKKISNTIYIASQKGLLALDIKTHEINNIYNKELVVSLATLDQKIIFSSRTKILSYDKNNNEIKTLAVTDKISYSINIIDNILTAPSNMEINLIDLETGYFIKLTNNNGVLPDYSTQSSLRYKNGLIIGGPNGISYLNPRKIIKKTTVTNEKEISINGISIFNKKVNIGSHILDKPIKYKDSILLNYSEYPFTLNYNIVGHNSRLFDFYYTMEGIDSDWLPNENSHSATYTNIPDGTYKFKVYAVNKITKEKVNEKSINIIITPPWWLSIQAKIIYGLIIFIIISLFIKSFMRRREVQKQIAQSEERLKLSLWGSGDEMWDWDIESGAIYRSNIWGSLDFPQDGQRSGKPGEASNIHPLDQARVQKALNDHFSGITDHFEVAYRVKGRNNNWIWILDRAKVVERDQKEQPLRMTGTIKDINNIKLAEEQLRLFARAIENISEGVFILDQHFTFVEVNQACCEIAACSDENFKGQKLEFTRYPESYSQQIRQLLIHNGQWSGEIEASKGDGSYFLMELTVDAIYNEQGETSHYVGVFSDITRRKQQEEELRKLTNNDLLTGLPNRSSLQVTLSNLVKKDIHHTLMVLDIDNFKRINDSLGHQVGDELLISVAERIRMSIPNHASLYRLGGDEFALLIDQNPDIGTSAMIASNIIQSLDPAFSIKDESIVLAISIGIVLYPEDEKNEQALLRKADIAMYHAKSAGGGRYQFYSESLNQNALRQLEVENLIREALKDDLFEVYYQPKVDVKQDCLAGMEALVRLNHPKHGLIPPNEFIPLAEDNGLIVEIGDVVLRKACFAAQHWLEQGIFSGRVAVNLSSRQFALPDLQQRIASILRLTKLPAKHLELEITEGTVIKNPENAIKVMQQLSKMGVSLALDDFGTGYSSLSYLKRFPINCLKIDKSFVDDIDKSDRDLKMVDSIITIAHNMGLSVVGEGVEQTAQLNILKALNCEEIQGYIFSKPLPEADFKALLSADSDKKTAKNKQKSNQN encoded by the coding sequence ATGCCTAAAATAATCGCCTTTTTCATCTTAATCCTTGCCAGTTGCGTCTCAAGTTTTAGCCAAGCAATGACCTTTTCTGACTTCAATGAAGAACAGCTCGACATCATTCTCAACTATGAATCCTATACTGTCGCCAATGGACTTTCTCAAAACACGGTTACTAGTATTGTAGAAGATGATGAAGGTTACGTCTGGGTTGGTACAGTAAATGGTTTAAACCGCTTTGATGGAACTGAATTTACCCACTTTTTTGCAGAAAACGATAACAATGGGCTACCTAGCTCATTTATTAGAAACCTCATTATCGATGAAGAAGGTAAATTGCTTGTCGGCACCGACAAAGGATTAGTAGTCTTTGACAAATATAGCGAAACCTTCAAATCCCCTTTTCCAACTCACAAAATATCAGAATCGACGATTTGGGCATTACACAGTGAAAATGGTCTAAATTATGTTGGTTTAAACAATGAGATTTATGTTTTTGATGTGAAATTTAATAAATTAGTTGAAGAAATTAAAAGTGATAAGCTAAAAGAGATAAAGAAGATCAGGGTTAAAGATGATAGCGTTGTTGTAAGAAACTATGATGGAGAGATTTACATTGTAAAGCGAAATAAAATTATTAAAACTAGTGTAAAAAGTTATGATTTTGAAGTATTCAATTCAGACCTTATCATCGCAACACCACAAGGTATTTTTTATGAAAAAATTAAAATATCGAATAAAACAATTGTAAATATTTCATCAAATAGAAAAGATAATCTAATATTAGCATTTGATGATAACACAATATACCGTATTAATCATGTTAGTAACGTACTGCAAACTATTGGAAAGCATAACTTCACCACCAATGACAACAAACAAATTTTTTCTTACACAGACAATTCTAAAATACTAATATCAAATTACCTAGATGGTTTAAAAGAAATATCTATCGATAACAATCTTATTAACACTATCAATCTGGATATTGATAAAATATGGTCAATGTCCAACAACTCATATCAAACATACATTGTCAACAACACTAAAAATATCAATGTATTTGACAATGAATTAAAAAAAATAAATAACATAGAATCAAACCTTCCTAGTGGGCACAAAAGTGTTTATTCAAATAACGATTTTATTTTTATTGGTTCATCAACACAGCTTTTAAAAATTAATTTAAAAAACAAATATCAACAAGAAATATTAAAAGAGGACCATTTCACAAAAGTAACCGAAAGTGAAGATATAATTCTAGCAGCAACGTTTAACGGCAAGATTTATACCTACGACAAAAGTAAAGATGAAATTTCAACATTTGAAACAAATTCAAATTACCCTATATACGATTTAAAAAAAATATCCAATACAATATACATAGCTTCACAAAAAGGGTTGCTAGCATTAGATATTAAAACGCACGAAATAAATAACATATATAACAAAGAACTAGTAGTAAGTTTAGCGACACTTGATCAAAAAATAATATTCAGTTCTAGAACGAAAATTTTATCTTATGATAAAAACAACAACGAAATAAAGACGCTTGCAGTTACAGACAAGATATCGTACTCGATAAATATAATTGACAATATTTTAACTGCGCCCTCAAATATGGAAATAAACTTAATTGATTTAGAAACTGGTTATTTTATTAAATTAACAAATAACAATGGTGTTTTACCAGATTACAGCACACAATCTTCGCTCAGATACAAAAATGGCTTAATTATCGGAGGCCCCAACGGAATCAGTTATTTGAATCCTAGGAAAATAATTAAAAAAACAACAGTCACCAACGAAAAAGAAATCTCCATTAACGGTATATCGATATTTAACAAGAAAGTGAATATTGGAAGTCACATACTTGATAAGCCTATAAAGTACAAAGATTCTATATTACTAAATTATTCAGAATATCCATTTACACTTAATTACAATATCGTTGGGCACAACTCTAGATTATTTGATTTTTATTACACAATGGAAGGAATAGACTCAGATTGGTTACCAAACGAAAACAGTCATTCGGCAACATATACGAATATTCCAGATGGCACTTATAAGTTTAAGGTTTACGCTGTAAACAAGATAACAAAAGAAAAAGTTAATGAAAAATCAATAAATATAATCATCACTCCGCCGTGGTGGCTATCAATTCAAGCTAAAATTATTTATGGTTTAATTATATTTATCATTATCTCTTTATTCATTAAATCATTTATGCGTCGCAGAGAAGTTCAAAAACAAATTGCCCAAAGTGAAGAGCGCTTGAAACTATCATTATGGGGTAGCGGCGATGAGATGTGGGACTGGGATATCGAAAGTGGCGCAATATACCGCTCAAATATTTGGGGCAGTCTTGACTTCCCACAAGATGGGCAACGCTCTGGTAAACCAGGCGAAGCCAGTAATATCCATCCTTTAGATCAAGCCCGAGTTCAAAAAGCTTTAAATGATCACTTTAGTGGGATAACTGACCACTTTGAAGTGGCTTACCGAGTGAAAGGTAGAAATAACAATTGGATATGGATTCTTGACAGAGCCAAAGTGGTAGAACGCGATCAGAAAGAACAACCATTGCGTATGACTGGAACCATTAAAGACATTAATAATATCAAGCTCGCTGAAGAACAGTTACGGCTATTTGCCCGCGCCATTGAAAATATTTCAGAAGGGGTATTTATTCTTGACCAACACTTCACCTTTGTTGAAGTGAATCAAGCCTGTTGTGAAATCGCTGCTTGTTCAGATGAGAACTTTAAAGGCCAAAAACTGGAATTTACCCGTTATCCTGAGTCATATTCACAACAAATTCGCCAATTATTAATTCATAATGGTCAATGGAGTGGCGAAATTGAAGCAAGTAAAGGTGATGGCAGTTATTTTCTAATGGAGCTCACTGTTGATGCCATATACAACGAGCAAGGCGAAACCAGCCACTATGTGGGCGTATTTTCTGATATTACTCGCCGTAAGCAACAAGAAGAAGAATTACGCAAGTTAACCAACAATGATTTACTCACCGGATTACCAAATCGCTCAAGCTTGCAAGTCACATTAAGTAACTTAGTGAAAAAAGATATTCACCATACATTAATGGTCTTGGACATTGATAATTTTAAACGGATAAATGATTCATTAGGCCATCAAGTCGGTGATGAACTGCTTATTTCAGTCGCTGAGCGGATAAGAATGTCGATTCCTAATCACGCAAGTTTATATCGCTTGGGTGGTGATGAATTTGCTTTATTGATCGATCAAAACCCAGATATTGGCACTAGCGCAATGATTGCCTCAAATATCATTCAATCTTTAGACCCCGCTTTCAGCATTAAGGATGAATCCATTGTTCTTGCGATTAGTATCGGGATTGTGCTTTATCCTGAAGATGAGAAAAACGAACAAGCCTTGCTGCGAAAAGCGGATATTGCGATGTACCATGCCAAATCTGCTGGAGGAGGACGATATCAGTTCTATTCAGAATCGCTCAACCAAAATGCATTACGTCAGTTAGAAGTTGAAAATTTGATCCGAGAGGCACTGAAAGATGATTTATTTGAAGTGTACTATCAACCTAAGGTGGATGTTAAACAAGATTGCTTAGCCGGAATGGAAGCACTGGTTCGCCTTAACCATCCTAAGCATGGCTTAATTCCACCGAATGAGTTTATTCCATTAGCTGAAGACAATGGCTTAATTGTCGAAATTGGTGATGTCGTTCTTCGTAAGGCTTGTTTTGCCGCACAACATTGGCTTGAACAAGGGATCTTCTCAGGTCGTGTGGCTGTCAATTTATCGTCACGTCAGTTCGCGCTACCGGATCTACAGCAACGAATAGCGTCAATTTTACGTTTAACCAAGTTACCGGCGAAACATTTAGAACTTGAGATAACCGAAGGAACTGTGATTAAAAACCCTGAAAATGCCATAAAAGTGATGCAACAACTATCAAAAATGGGGGTTAGCTTAGCATTAGATGACTTTGGTACAGGTTATTCCTCTTTATCTTACTTAAAACGCTTTCCTATTAACTGCTTAAAAATTGATAAATCATTTGTTGATGATATTGATAAATCGGATCGCGATCTTAAAATGGTGGATTCAATCATCACAATAGCCCACAACATGGGCTTATCGGTTGTGGGAGAAGGCGTAGAGCAAACAGCCCAACTGAATATTCTTAAAGCCCTTAATTGTGAAGAAATTCAAGGTTATATATTTAGCAAGCCGTTACCAGAAGCCGATTTCAAAGCATTGTTATCTGCAGACTCAGACAAAAAGACCGCCAAAAACAAACAAAAAAGCAACCAAAATTAA